The following proteins are co-located in the Hydrogenobacter hydrogenophilus genome:
- a CDS encoding glycosyltransferase family 4 protein has product MKILWLNGNPNPKFGGTEIHTLQMVRELTKEGIQVLLVCAKNSYVDRHASSVKKYHISFPNSLALLSTIKLISLINREKPDLLIANNGKEYPNALLAGKLGGIKVVFFRHMERMKQRFVRKLVFPHVDLFLAVSEHVKENLVKEGVAESKIRVVYNLVDEERFSYIKKQEHIVELLFVGKLDEGKGVMDFLKAVKELTKAGFNLKAWVVGDGKIKKTVDSYIAHNGLSEKVKAVGYTPQVEDYYKRAHICVIPSRETEAFPRVAIEALACGCALVVSDVGGTKEAVEEGYNGFVFRAGDTKELIDKLKRAIREWEKLSENSRALYERKFSKSAVMKSFLSALDTLTH; this is encoded by the coding sequence ATGAAGATACTTTGGCTTAACGGAAACCCTAACCCTAAGTTTGGGGGTACGGAAATACACACCTTGCAGATGGTAAGAGAGCTAACAAAAGAAGGTATACAAGTCCTTTTGGTTTGCGCTAAGAACTCTTATGTAGATAGGCACGCCAGCAGTGTAAAAAAGTATCACATTAGCTTTCCCAACAGTTTAGCTCTTTTAAGCACAATAAAACTCATAAGCTTGATAAATAGAGAAAAACCAGACCTTTTGATTGCTAACAACGGAAAAGAGTATCCAAACGCGCTTTTGGCTGGAAAGCTTGGTGGTATAAAGGTGGTCTTTTTCAGACATATGGAAAGGATGAAGCAGCGGTTTGTAAGAAAACTTGTGTTTCCTCATGTGGATCTGTTTCTTGCAGTAAGCGAGCATGTAAAAGAAAATCTCGTAAAAGAAGGTGTTGCGGAAAGTAAAATAAGAGTAGTTTATAACTTAGTTGATGAGGAAAGGTTTTCTTACATCAAAAAGCAAGAACACATTGTGGAACTCCTCTTTGTAGGAAAGCTTGATGAAGGGAAAGGGGTAATGGATTTTTTAAAAGCCGTTAAGGAGCTTACAAAAGCTGGTTTTAATCTCAAAGCGTGGGTTGTAGGTGATGGCAAGATAAAAAAGACTGTAGATTCATACATAGCGCACAATGGCTTGAGTGAAAAGGTTAAGGCTGTTGGATACACCCCCCAAGTTGAGGACTACTATAAAAGGGCACATATATGTGTGATACCATCAAGAGAAACAGAAGCTTTTCCAAGAGTTGCCATAGAAGCTCTTGCTTGCGGATGTGCCTTAGTGGTTTCAGATGTGGGTGGCACCAAAGAAGCTGTAGAAGAAGGCTACAACGGTTTTGTGTTCCGTGCTGGGGACACAAAGGAATTGATTGATAAGCTCAAAAGGGCAATAAGAGAATGGGAAAAACTATCTGAAAACTCAAGGGCTCTCTACGAAAGAAAGTTCTCAAAGTCTGCGGTAATGAAAAGTTTTCTTTCCGCCTTGGATACTCTTACACATTAA
- the ychF gene encoding redox-regulated ATPase YchF, whose product MGLSVGIVGLPNVGKSTLFNAITQSAKAQAANYPFCTIEPNVGVVAVPDERLYQIAKMEKSKKVTPTFIEFVDIAGLVRNASKGEGLGNQFLAHIREVDAIAMVLRCFENPDIVHVEGSVDPIRDAQIIDLELIAKDLETVSKRIEKVEKPAKLGDKKAKEELEKLLRLKEILENLEPIRKHTELPEDLLEYTKKTLFLLTTKPVLYVANVDEEGLSGNAYVKQVIDYAQKEKAPALVICAKLEAELVELPEEEKLQMLNAYGLDEPGLNKLVRESYALLDLITFFTAGEKETRAWTIKKGTKAPQAGGKIHSDFERGFIAAEVINYEDYIKVGSMSKAKELGLVRLEGKDYQVKDGDIIYFRFNV is encoded by the coding sequence ATGGGTTTAAGTGTAGGTATTGTAGGATTACCTAACGTAGGCAAGTCCACGCTTTTTAACGCTATCACTCAATCCGCCAAAGCCCAAGCAGCTAACTACCCTTTCTGTACCATAGAACCCAATGTGGGAGTGGTAGCAGTGCCTGATGAAAGGCTCTACCAAATAGCAAAGATGGAAAAGTCTAAGAAGGTAACGCCCACATTTATTGAGTTTGTGGACATAGCGGGGCTTGTGCGTAATGCTAGTAAAGGTGAGGGTCTTGGCAATCAGTTTTTGGCTCACATAAGAGAGGTGGACGCTATAGCTATGGTACTAAGATGCTTTGAAAACCCGGACATAGTTCATGTGGAAGGTAGCGTAGACCCAATACGGGATGCGCAGATAATAGACTTGGAGCTCATAGCCAAAGACTTAGAGACCGTCAGCAAAAGGATAGAAAAGGTGGAAAAACCCGCAAAACTTGGGGACAAAAAAGCCAAAGAGGAGCTTGAAAAACTCCTGCGGTTAAAAGAGATCCTTGAAAATTTAGAACCTATCAGAAAACACACTGAACTTCCAGAAGATCTCTTAGAATACACTAAGAAAACCCTTTTCCTGCTCACTACCAAGCCTGTGCTGTATGTAGCAAATGTGGATGAAGAGGGTCTGAGTGGAAATGCGTATGTAAAACAGGTGATAGATTACGCTCAAAAGGAGAAAGCGCCTGCGCTTGTCATATGTGCCAAGCTTGAAGCTGAACTTGTAGAGCTCCCTGAGGAAGAAAAACTGCAGATGCTTAACGCTTACGGACTTGATGAGCCAGGTCTGAACAAGTTAGTCAGGGAAAGTTATGCACTGCTTGACCTTATAACCTTCTTTACTGCTGGTGAGAAAGAGACAAGGGCATGGACGATAAAGAAGGGAACAAAAGCGCCCCAGGCTGGTGGAAAGATCCACTCGGACTTTGAGAGAGGCTTTATAGCTGCTGAGGTAATAAACTACGAAGATTATATAAAGGTAGGTTCTATGAGCAAGGCGAAGGAACTTGGTCTTGTAAGGCTTGAAGGTAAAGATTACCAAGTAAAAGACGGCGATATAATTTACTTTAGATTTAATGTGTAA
- a CDS encoding argininosuccinate synthase has product MAKRVILAYSGGLDTSVMVRWLTQKGYEVITYTADVGQGEELSDIPQKARSSGAVDAIVEDLKEEFAKDYCLPTLRALALYEGKYPLSASLSRPLISKKLIQYAEKFGADYIAHGSTGKGNDQVRFEVSAWALNPNIEVIAPVREWEFRSREEEVEYAIKHQIPVKITKEKPYSIDKNLWGVSIECGPIEDLLEEPPEDAFEWTVSPKKAPDQEEYVEITFEEGTPVAVNGKRYELISQLILDLNAIGGMHGVGRIDMVENRLVGIKSREVYEAPGATLLYTAYRELLSLTTDRFTFHYFLGHIPHEYAKLVYEGLWFSPLREALDAFVFTVAKCVTGSIKLKLYKGSIAVVSRSSPNSLYVEELATYSERDTFDHKAGAGFTKVFGLPLKTLARVKKSSC; this is encoded by the coding sequence ATGGCAAAGAGGGTTATCTTAGCTTACTCTGGTGGATTGGACACCTCCGTAATGGTAAGGTGGCTCACACAAAAGGGATACGAAGTTATCACCTACACCGCAGATGTGGGACAAGGAGAGGAACTAAGCGATATACCCCAAAAGGCAAGGTCTTCTGGAGCTGTTGATGCTATAGTAGAAGACCTCAAAGAAGAGTTTGCTAAAGATTACTGTCTTCCTACTCTCAGGGCTTTAGCTCTGTATGAAGGCAAATATCCCCTTAGCGCTTCTCTTTCAAGACCCCTTATATCTAAAAAGCTTATTCAGTACGCAGAGAAGTTTGGTGCGGACTACATAGCTCATGGCTCCACGGGAAAAGGCAACGATCAGGTGAGGTTTGAGGTATCCGCGTGGGCTTTGAACCCTAACATTGAGGTGATAGCACCCGTTAGGGAGTGGGAGTTTAGATCTCGCGAGGAGGAGGTAGAGTACGCCATCAAACACCAAATACCTGTAAAGATAACAAAAGAAAAGCCTTACTCTATAGATAAGAATCTGTGGGGAGTTTCCATAGAGTGTGGTCCCATAGAGGACCTGCTGGAAGAGCCACCCGAAGATGCCTTTGAATGGACTGTCTCTCCCAAGAAAGCACCAGATCAAGAAGAGTATGTGGAAATAACCTTCGAGGAAGGCACACCTGTAGCGGTAAATGGAAAAAGATACGAACTTATAAGCCAGCTTATCCTTGACCTGAACGCCATAGGAGGAATGCACGGCGTAGGAAGGATAGACATGGTTGAAAATAGACTGGTAGGTATAAAAAGCAGGGAGGTTTACGAAGCACCTGGTGCTACGCTTCTTTATACCGCTTACAGAGAACTTTTATCTCTTACTACGGACAGGTTTACCTTCCATTACTTTTTAGGTCATATACCCCACGAGTATGCTAAACTGGTGTACGAAGGACTTTGGTTTTCTCCGCTAAGAGAAGCCTTAGATGCCTTTGTGTTTACAGTAGCAAAGTGTGTTACAGGAAGCATTAAACTAAAGCTGTATAAAGGTTCCATAGCAGTAGTTTCAAGAAGCTCGCCCAACTCTCTTTATGTGGAAGAGCTTGCCACATATTCCGAAAGGGATACTTTTGACCATAAGGCTGGTGCTGGCTTCACAAAGGTCTTTGGCTTACCTCTAAAGACCTTAGCGAGAGTTAAAAAGTCATCATGTTAA
- the aroD gene encoding type I 3-dehydroquinate dehydratase yields MLIAVPLTDIEFDKRLEECKTLGADIVELRVDMFENTQVDHVRKLIQKAHSAGLMTILTIRSEEEGGRKVENREGLFQELSPLSHYTDVELSSLSILSKVRDIVKAHNRKLIISYHNFSATPPKWILREVFRSARRWGADIIKIAVKANSYKDVAELLCIGKEEEGEKILISMGKIGSISRLAGFVFGSVISYAFIDKQVAEGQIHLEQMVKLRKLFYG; encoded by the coding sequence ATGTTAATAGCTGTACCACTAACTGACATAGAATTTGATAAGCGCTTGGAAGAGTGTAAAACCTTAGGAGCGGACATAGTTGAGCTTAGAGTGGACATGTTTGAAAATACACAGGTGGATCATGTTCGCAAGCTAATACAAAAAGCGCACTCTGCAGGTCTTATGACCATTCTTACCATAAGGAGTGAAGAAGAGGGAGGCAGAAAAGTAGAAAACCGTGAAGGGCTCTTTCAGGAGTTATCACCCCTTAGTCATTACACGGATGTGGAACTATCTTCACTCAGCATCTTGTCGAAAGTTAGAGATATAGTAAAAGCCCACAACAGAAAGCTTATAATCTCTTACCACAACTTTTCTGCTACACCACCCAAATGGATACTTAGAGAGGTCTTCAGATCCGCACGGCGATGGGGTGCGGATATAATCAAAATTGCTGTCAAAGCCAACTCGTACAAAGATGTAGCAGAACTTTTATGCATAGGAAAGGAGGAAGAAGGAGAAAAAATACTCATCTCCATGGGTAAAATAGGGAGCATCTCCAGATTAGCTGGGTTCGTGTTTGGATCTGTAATATCCTATGCTTTTATAGACAAACAAGTAGCAGAAGGTCAGATACATCTTGAACAAATGGTAAAACTTAGGAAGCTCTTTTATGGTTAA
- a CDS encoding phosphoribosylanthranilate isomerase — protein sequence MVKVKFCGLKRREDVEKALSLGVDYIGFVLYPKSPRFVSFDELKELVHSAGNSIKKVGVMVNPEYEEVKRALDTGIDLVQLHGEESFQLAKKIGISRVIKAFRVKDDLHIAQEWQLAYAILLDTYSEKAYGGTGKTFDWKIAEKFVKEGFRVFLSGGLNPSNVIHAVKKVNPYAVDVSSGIEVSPGVKDHKKMIAFVEALRNNLS from the coding sequence ATGGTTAAAGTTAAGTTCTGTGGACTAAAAAGGCGTGAGGATGTAGAAAAAGCTTTATCTCTGGGTGTTGATTACATAGGTTTTGTGCTTTACCCAAAAAGCCCTCGGTTTGTAAGTTTTGATGAGCTAAAGGAATTGGTGCATAGCGCTGGCAACAGCATAAAAAAAGTAGGTGTTATGGTAAATCCTGAGTATGAGGAAGTGAAAAGAGCCCTTGATACGGGTATAGATTTGGTCCAACTTCACGGAGAAGAGAGTTTTCAGCTTGCAAAAAAGATAGGAATAAGCAGAGTTATAAAAGCCTTTAGAGTCAAAGATGACTTACATATAGCCCAAGAGTGGCAATTGGCTTATGCGATCCTTTTGGACACATATTCAGAGAAAGCTTACGGTGGAACAGGAAAGACTTTTGATTGGAAAATAGCAGAAAAATTTGTAAAGGAGGGATTTCGCGTTTTTCTATCCGGAGGACTAAACCCAAGTAATGTAATCCACGCAGTAAAAAAGGTAAATCCTTATGCTGTTGATGTTTCCTCTGGTATAGAAGTAAGTCCAGGTGTAAAAGATCACAAAAAAATGATTGCGTTTGTAGAAGCCCTCAG